The Cytobacillus sp. IB215665 genome contains a region encoding:
- a CDS encoding YhcN/YlaJ family sporulation lipoprotein: protein MNKTMILLVSISSAFYLTACATNAEEKQALYERNGTTVNVTDRNDLYNETNLRNDREPTRYGYVRHQKNPIPGKDTTYDQMAKLDKEQAADVIGKLCTQLPNVSDVATLVTDEEVLIAYQTESDDRDLTAEQVKRTATSVVPGYYDIIVADNLEISKEIERYGALDASNSRIDQSLKETIKKMLTYPQGTDFNSNKLTTPNMMSK, encoded by the coding sequence TTGAACAAAACGATGATACTGCTAGTCAGCATATCGAGTGCTTTTTATTTAACAGCTTGTGCAACCAATGCAGAAGAAAAACAAGCACTTTATGAAAGAAACGGTACAACAGTTAATGTTACAGATCGTAACGATTTATATAATGAAACAAACTTGAGAAACGATAGAGAGCCAACTCGTTATGGATATGTGAGACATCAGAAAAACCCTATACCTGGAAAAGATACAACATATGATCAGATGGCAAAATTAGATAAAGAACAAGCAGCTGACGTAATTGGTAAGTTATGCACTCAGCTACCGAACGTTTCAGATGTAGCCACACTCGTAACTGATGAAGAAGTATTAATCGCTTATCAAACTGAATCAGATGATAGAGATTTGACTGCCGAGCAAGTCAAGAGAACTGCAACATCAGTTGTTCCAGGGTACTACGATATTATTGTTGCAGATAATCTAGAAATAAGCAAAGAAATTGAAAGGTATGGAGCCTTAGACGCATCTAATAGTAGAATTGATCAATCACTTAAAGAAACCATTAAGAAAATGTTGACATATCCTCAAGGAACAGACTTTAATTCTAACAAATTGACAACTCCAAATATGATGTCAAAATAA
- the lipA gene encoding lipoyl synthase — translation MANKQEYKRKPEWLKIKLNTNENYTGLKKMMREKKLHTVCEEAKCPNIHECWAERRTATFMILGDICTRACRFCAVKTGLPTELDWQEPERVADSVQLMNLKHVVVTAVARDDLKDGGSEVFAETVRAIRRKSPLTSIEVLPSDMGGKYDNLKTLMDARPDILNHNIETVKRLSDRVRARAKYERSLEFLRRAKEMQPDIPTKSSIMIGLGETKEDLIEAMDDLRENQVDILTIGQYLQPSKSHLPVVKYYHPDEFAEFKEIALSKGFSHCESGPLVRSSYHADEQVNAAAKKAQEA, via the coding sequence TTGGCTAACAAACAAGAATATAAACGTAAACCTGAATGGCTTAAAATAAAATTAAATACGAACGAAAATTATACAGGCCTTAAAAAAATGATGCGAGAAAAGAAGCTACATACTGTATGTGAGGAAGCGAAGTGCCCAAATATACACGAATGTTGGGCTGAGCGAAGAACGGCGACATTTATGATTTTAGGAGATATATGTACGAGAGCGTGTCGTTTTTGTGCAGTAAAAACAGGCTTACCTACAGAGCTTGACTGGCAAGAGCCTGAACGTGTAGCTGATTCTGTCCAGTTAATGAATTTAAAGCATGTGGTCGTTACAGCTGTTGCACGTGATGATTTAAAAGATGGTGGAAGTGAAGTGTTTGCAGAAACTGTTCGGGCTATTAGAAGGAAAAGCCCACTTACATCTATAGAGGTGCTCCCTTCAGATATGGGAGGAAAATATGATAATTTGAAAACATTAATGGATGCACGTCCCGATATATTAAATCATAACATTGAAACAGTTAAGCGATTATCTGATCGAGTAAGGGCTAGAGCAAAATATGAGCGTTCTTTAGAATTTTTAAGAAGAGCGAAAGAAATGCAGCCAGATATTCCAACTAAGTCAAGTATTATGATTGGTTTAGGCGAAACGAAGGAAGATCTTATAGAGGCTATGGATGATTTACGAGAAAATCAAGTTGATATTCTTACAATTGGTCAATATTTACAACCTTCAAAGAGTCATTTACCTGTTGTAAAATATTATCACCCTGATGAATTTGCTGAATTTAAAGAAATTGCGTTAAGTAAAGGTTTTAGTCATTGTGAGTCAGGCCCGCTTGTTCGTTCTTCATATCATGCTGATGAACAAGTTAATGCAGCAGCAAAGAAAGCACAGGAAGCATAA
- a CDS encoding M23 family metallopeptidase produces the protein MQRIYMVLLIIFAILFTETYVVHAEEKNVQQTYSERMGLYKKFQAVTQIPWYYLAAVDQYERNVRRIRRDIPDDEGIIGIYINSDMWAGPLNPNKTDQDIYSIQLFGGIGMDGDGDGLADQQNGEDVLYTFTQHFLASGTDHESIKIALWDYYKRDISVDVILSHAKLYQTYGKLDLTQHAFPVSLNSNYSYRSTWGYARSWGGRRSHEGTDIFANYGTPVRSTCYGVVEIKGWNRLGGWRIGIRDISNTYHYYAHLNGFADNIKVGQVVEPGQVIGSVGSTGYGPPGTAGKFPPHLHYGMYKDNGNIEWSFDPYPHLKAWERQERNK, from the coding sequence GTGCAACGTATTTATATGGTATTATTAATCATTTTTGCAATCCTTTTTACTGAAACATATGTCGTTCATGCTGAGGAAAAAAATGTACAACAAACTTACAGTGAACGAATGGGACTTTACAAAAAGTTCCAAGCAGTCACACAAATCCCGTGGTATTATTTGGCTGCTGTTGATCAATATGAACGTAATGTACGACGAATTAGGCGGGACATACCTGATGACGAAGGGATAATAGGTATTTATATCAATTCAGATATGTGGGCAGGTCCATTAAATCCAAACAAAACTGATCAAGATATTTATTCCATTCAATTATTTGGCGGCATAGGAATGGACGGAGATGGTGACGGATTAGCTGATCAGCAAAACGGGGAAGATGTTCTATATACCTTTACTCAACACTTTTTAGCTAGTGGAACAGATCATGAAAGTATCAAAATAGCATTGTGGGATTATTATAAACGTGATATATCAGTCGATGTAATATTAAGTCATGCCAAATTGTATCAAACATATGGAAAACTAGATCTTACTCAACACGCATTTCCAGTATCTTTAAATAGTAATTACAGTTATAGAAGTACTTGGGGATACGCTAGGAGTTGGGGAGGAAGGCGAAGCCACGAAGGAACTGATATTTTTGCAAATTATGGAACACCCGTACGCTCTACATGTTATGGGGTTGTTGAAATCAAGGGGTGGAATAGGCTCGGTGGCTGGAGAATAGGAATTCGTGACATTTCTAATACGTATCATTATTACGCACATTTAAATGGTTTTGCAGATAATATTAAGGTTGGCCAAGTTGTAGAGCCTGGTCAGGTCATCGGCTCTGTCGGTAGCACAGGTTATGGACCACCAGGAACTGCTGGGAAATTCCCACCCCATTTGCATTATGGAATGTATAAAGACAATGGAAATATCGAATGGTCATTTGATCCATATCCACATTTAAAAGCATGGGAACGACAAGAACGAAATAAGTAA
- a CDS encoding methionine/alanine import family NSS transporter small subunit: protein MDGSAIVMMVLGILIIWGGLAASVTNAVIKAKKK, encoded by the coding sequence ATGGATGGTAGTGCAATCGTAATGATGGTCCTAGGTATTCTTATCATTTGGGGTGGTTTAGCAGCAAGTGTAACAAATGCTGTTATAAAAGCGAAGAAAAAATAA